The proteins below are encoded in one region of Candidatus Moraniibacteriota bacterium:
- the pgk gene encoding phosphoglycerate kinase, producing MILKSIEEASLENARVLVRVDFNVEFKNVSEVAEHFRFDIVKKTIDFLAQFPGVKIALLTHLGRPEAQDKMFSTERIISAVEQSLKRKVVFVPDCIGDKVSQALDTLPSDAVLLLENVRFYAEEESNDILFTQKLAEPFSVFVNEAFSACHREHASIVGIPQLLPAYAGFRLIEEVETLDRVKYEPKHPAIAVIGGAKIETKLPLIHAFEENYDAILVGGKIANEALDQNIVFSEKVLLPQDFGSPDRFDIGPKTIAFFIQMIKLAKTVIWNGPMGKFEEKPYDMGTDAILHALLESSAYVVIGGGESLSVLEKADAMNKIGFVSSGGGAMLEFLGGNTLPGLEVLKSEE from the coding sequence ATGATTTTAAAAAGTATCGAAGAAGCATCGCTGGAGAACGCTCGAGTGCTCGTACGAGTGGATTTTAATGTCGAATTCAAGAACGTGTCTGAAGTGGCAGAACATTTCCGTTTTGATATCGTGAAAAAAACCATTGATTTTCTTGCGCAATTTCCTGGTGTGAAAATAGCTTTGCTCACTCATCTGGGTCGTCCCGAAGCTCAGGATAAGATGTTTTCTACAGAACGCATCATCTCTGCTGTAGAGCAATCTCTCAAGCGTAAAGTAGTATTTGTCCCAGACTGTATCGGAGACAAGGTGTCTCAGGCTCTTGATACGTTACCATCGGATGCGGTACTCCTTTTGGAGAATGTCCGGTTCTATGCTGAGGAAGAATCCAATGATATACTCTTCACACAGAAATTGGCAGAACCATTCAGTGTCTTTGTCAATGAGGCGTTTAGTGCATGTCACCGGGAACACGCTTCTATTGTCGGTATTCCACAACTGCTTCCTGCGTATGCCGGTTTCCGACTGATCGAAGAAGTGGAAACGCTCGATCGAGTGAAATATGAACCGAAACATCCAGCTATTGCCGTGATTGGTGGTGCCAAAATAGAGACCAAGTTGCCTCTTATTCATGCATTTGAAGAAAATTACGATGCTATTTTGGTGGGAGGGAAGATCGCCAATGAAGCTCTTGATCAGAACATCGTTTTTTCTGAAAAAGTATTGCTTCCACAAGATTTCGGCTCTCCTGATCGATTCGATATCGGACCAAAAACGATTGCATTTTTTATACAAATGATCAAATTAGCCAAGACTGTAATATGGAATGGGCCAATGGGAAAGTTTGAAGAAAAACCATACGATATGGGAACGGACGCTATCCTCCATGCTCTTCTCGAGAGTTCCGCGTACGTCGTTATTGGAGGAGGAGAATCACTCTCTGTATTGGAGAAAGCGGATGCGATGAACAAAATCGGATTTGTTTCTTCGGGTGGCGGAGCGATGCTCGAGTTTCTCGGTGGAAACACTTTGCCAGGACTCGAAGTGCTCAAAAGCGAAGAATGA
- a CDS encoding carbohydrate kinase family protein has protein sequence MFFTTPSYKVICVGSTSKDVFFPTDEGIIIETPEDILSKEKIAFELGGKIRVENRFEAVGGVAANVAHGLTRLGHRVGCYSKIGKDETGDWILDEFRSESVPTDLLSIDATAKTDLSAIIVMMQNGERTIFHNRDANEKLEIKTEKLKNTEWIFVSALNGDWENNLSILTDFKEKKGLSLALNPGQHNIKSNVSAVLKAVAVSDVLMLNKDEAIELVIQIKKDIPREKLDDEFFLLEALHLFGAKIISMTDGKRGAWSFDGTAYWFCPIHTKSSVVDSTGCGDAFASGFFGAILEGHSIEKALCYGTANSGSVIGEYGAISGLLHKDIMEQSLGDILPERLN, from the coding sequence ATGTTTTTCACTACTCCATCGTATAAAGTTATCTGTGTTGGTTCGACCTCCAAAGATGTTTTTTTCCCTACCGACGAAGGAATTATTATCGAAACACCGGAGGATATTCTCTCGAAAGAGAAGATTGCTTTTGAATTGGGTGGAAAAATCCGTGTCGAGAATCGTTTTGAAGCTGTCGGAGGTGTCGCTGCCAATGTCGCACACGGATTGACTCGTCTCGGGCATCGTGTCGGTTGTTATAGTAAGATAGGCAAGGACGAAACTGGAGACTGGATTTTAGATGAATTTCGGAGCGAGTCTGTACCGACCGATCTTTTGTCTATTGATGCAACCGCCAAGACAGATCTCTCTGCTATTATCGTGATGATGCAAAACGGAGAACGGACTATTTTTCATAATCGAGATGCCAATGAAAAATTGGAGATCAAAACTGAAAAACTGAAAAACACTGAATGGATTTTTGTCAGTGCTCTCAATGGTGATTGGGAGAACAATCTCAGTATCCTCACTGATTTCAAAGAAAAGAAGGGTCTTTCTCTGGCACTCAATCCAGGTCAACACAATATCAAAAGTAACGTCTCAGCTGTTCTCAAGGCCGTAGCGGTCAGTGATGTCTTGATGCTTAACAAAGATGAAGCGATCGAACTTGTGATACAAATCAAAAAAGATATACCTCGGGAAAAACTCGATGATGAATTTTTCCTTCTCGAAGCATTGCACCTTTTTGGCGCAAAAATTATCAGTATGACAGACGGAAAACGAGGTGCTTGGAGTTTTGATGGCACAGCGTATTGGTTTTGTCCGATACATACGAAATCAAGCGTGGTAGATAGTACTGGATGTGGTGATGCGTTTGCATCAGGCTTCTTTGGAGCTATTCTCGAAGGACATTCTATAGAAAAAGCCCTTTGTTATGGTACAGCGAATAGCGGAAGTGTGATTGGTGAGTATGGGGCAATCAGTGGTCTCTTGCACAAGGATATAATGGAACAGTCTCTCGGAGATATTCTCCCAGAACGTTTAAACTAA